One Catharus ustulatus isolate bCatUst1 chromosome 2, bCatUst1.pri.v2, whole genome shotgun sequence genomic window carries:
- the GGACT gene encoding gamma-glutamylaminecyclotransferase, with translation MARVFVYGTLKKGQPNYKHMINTAKGLAKFQGRGRTVEKYPLVIAGKYNIPYMLNIPGTGHHIAGEIYSVDEQMLQFLDEFEGCPDMYQRTLMRIQVVEWEGKGGAGEARAAADGVLECFVYSTATYPPEWVGLPYYDNYDSSGKHGLSYVLRESRE, from the coding sequence ATGGCCCGTGTCTTCGTCTATGGCACACTCAAGAAGGGCCAGCCCAACTACAAGCACATGATCAACACGGCCAAAGGCCTAGCAAAATTCCAAGGAAGGGGCCGCACAGTGGAGAAGTACCCGCTGGTGATTGCAGGGAAATACAATATTCCTTACATGCTGAACATCCCGGGGACAGGCCACCACATTGCTGGGGAGATTTACTCTGTGGATGAGCAGATGCTGCAGTTCCTGGATGAGTTCGAAGGCTGCCCAGACATGTACCAGCGCACCCTGATGAGAATCCAGGTGGTGGAGTGGGAAGGAAAGGGCGGCGCGGGAGAGGCGCGGGCAGCGGCTGACGGCGTCCTGGAGTGCTTCGTGTACAGCACAGCCACGTACCCGCCCGAGTGGGTCGGGCTCCCCTACTATGACAATTACGACTCCTCGGGGAAGCACGGCCTCTCCTACGTCCTACGGGAAAGCCGGGAATAG